agaaagaaatcaaatttaactaaaattgaagaaaaaccaAGATGAATTTCATGTAAAAAAGTCAAAGATTCAGGAGGAGAGGATTGATGAGTGTCGGAGACTGACCTGCTTGCCGGAGGAGATGACGACGGAGGCGCCTTCCAAACCTAGGCACTCGGCGATGCCGAAGCCGATGCCCTGAGTGGAAGCCGTCACAATCGCTACCTTGCCTTGGAACCTCCTCCCAATCTTTGATTTCTCCATTTTTCTTGGGTTTCTCCGTAACTAGACAGATTTGTTTTCCTTAGCTGAGCAAAGCGCGGGCAGAGACAATATTGCTTcgctcatcttttttttttccccttattTTTTTAACTGACAATTATTGCCTCCTGACACCGAGGAAAACGGTTTAGAAGCCAATTACATACTTACCCGCCTCGTTTGGCAGTTCAAATAAGAAACCGATAGTACTAATAATTCGAAGCCATtgtttggtgtgtttatgtacCAAATAGTCACCGAATAATTAATCTGGCCCTACCAGTTTTATACGGCACATGCTCACTTATTTATCCTCTCCACAACTTCCGCGTTATTAGCCGGGTACTTCGTTTTTTTATCCAACAATCTCTCGTTAGCTGCACATTGTCCATGAAGTCCTCCCCATGGACTGGATCTAATCGAAGGACTGACAATTGCAGCAATGGAAAAGATAAAGACTGAATTGGCCATCCCAGAGATTCCACTACCACCCTTCTCCTTTGTCTCCTCTCTACCCTTTGAATTTGGAATTGAAAGTTATGGCAATGATTTGAGATTTCCACCAgccttctctcttcttcatcttcagTCTCAATTTGATTTATTGGAATGGCAAAGAAAAGGCTTTTTTCTTAATCTTGAGATATAAATAGGATAAACCGGCTATGTCATTATGCATAAAactgaaattactaaaatacccacatataaatactaaaaatcatTAGCACATTGCATCACTTTTTTCATTTGGGAGAAAGGGATGCGGAGAGAACTCTACATTTTTGGGTTCTGAGCTCAAATTTCGAAGAAAGGGAAATTGTGAGGTTCTGTCGTTCACAAGTTATAGGCTTGTAAGAATATGTTTCCTCCTCGTCAGGTATATTAAAGAGGGCAGCACTGTAAGTGTGATGGGGGTTGTCAGACGCCACCATAATGTGGTCATGATTGTTCCTCCAACGGAGCCTGTGTCAACAGGCTTTCAATGGTTTCGCTGCCTTCTCCCGACCTATGTTGAAGGTCTCATTCTGATGTGCGATGATAATCAGAATGCTGATCTGGTTCCTGTGTAGATATATTCAGTTTCATGATAATTGTTTTTAGAAGTGGGATTTGCATGCAAAAATATGAAAGGCTGAAACCGAAGGAAAAAGCACATGCGACAACCGGCTCTGTTCTTTCCTTTCGTGGTTAAGTGTATGTAAGCCTAAAGATGCAGTTCTGAAAGACTAAAGATAGCTCACTCTGGATTAATATGCTGTGAAGGTGGTAATGTAATAGGGTAAAAAGGCCCTACGACCACCCTTTGAAGAAGTTTGTAGATGATGTAACGTCGGAAATCAGGAAGCTCTGATTTCGTGTACATAAAGTCATAGCTTCATAGAGTGCCCAAAGGGGTTCCGTCTGCCCTTCGTCTGATGCTCGATTGCAGTACACAAAGTAGTTATTAGGGTTTCTGTGGTttcctttttttgttataaaccGTCCGGCCTCATATGTATTTGTATTTCATCTTGTAATGTGTATTGTTTGTGACAAGAAGGAAATGTTAATATTCTATTAAGCATGGGATTAGGTGGCATTAATGTTTCGTGTCCAAGATTGTAAATGTAAAATTTACTCTACTTGTGAGATTTATGTGTATTATTATATCTTCCGGTATCAGATTGGAAAGAATGACGGTATATTATGAGACGGTGAAAATTAACGTTGAAAATCAATAGGAGtgaattttattgatatttgCTTCAAGGTCTAATAGTTATTAtgaaaaaaaacacttgttCTTGTAATGATTCGAGCAAAAAGGTGTTGATAAAGAAGGGAACTAGAGTCTAGAGGGCATCCCTCCGGCCACAACTATAGCTTCTCCGGTTATGTAAGAAGCATCATTGGATGCCAAAAGGGCAGCGGCAGCAGCCATGTCTCCAGTGGTAACAAGCCTGTTGAGTAACGTGTTGAAGATCAACACCAGCCcaattggtgtttggattctagaAAAGTCTAGCAAATACAAGTAGCAAGCTTGGAAGGTAGAAGCTTCTAGAAGACTTTGTCCAGCTGCAAATGAACTAGACCATTCTAGCAAGTTGTAATATTATATGGCTATTAGCCATATGTCGGTGGCATGCATAATTAGTAGCTAGAATGATCTAGCAATGTCCAAAGTCGGCAAACATGTCCTATAAATATGGGTGTGGTGCTATGTAACCAACCAAGAAATCAAGAAGAATCAAACCAATCAAGTAAGCTTGTAATCAAGCAAgcaagtgagagtgagaagaaagaatagtcttgtaagagtgtgagtgctctagagtttgtctctagaaagtgagtgagtgtcATAGCTTCTCAAGAGTGTTTTTGATagtttgtgttgtaatattttgtttgtgtaatacaagtaatttgtttacttgtattgtctcttcaacacttgtgttagagttgtgtactctaagtttttccccaacaattggtatcagagcggtaTGATCAAGAACCGTCTCTATTGAAGCTTCCGAGAATCGTGAGAAGTTTAGTACTTCGCAAGATTATTGGTTAATCTTGTTCGACTTATCGAAGCTCTGCCGACACGATGGGAGaccttcaagttgttggaggaataaagaagttgaacaacaaaaattacaacacgtgggcaacgtgtatggAGTCTTACCAACAAGGCCAAGATCTTTGGGATGTTGTCGGCGGTAATGAAGTTACGCAGCCAGAAGAAGACACCAGTGGCACTTTGAGAAAGTGGAAGATCAAGGCAGGTAAGGCCATGTTTGCCTTAAAAACTACAGTTGAAGATGACATGTTAGAGCACATACGGAAGGCCAAGacaccaaaagaagcatgggacGCCTTCGCCACACTCTTTtcaaagaggaacgatacaagaTTGCAGCTTCTCGAGAACAAGTTGTTATCAGTGGCCCAAAGGGACATGACGATTGCGTAGTATTTCCACAAGGTAAAGTCTATTTGCTGTGAAATTTCTGAATTAGATCTTAGTGCTGCCATTGTAGAAACCAGGATAAAAAGAATTATCCATGGATTGAGACCTGAATATTGAGGTTTCATTGCCGctgtacaaggatggccgacccaACCATCACTTGTTGAGTTCGAGAATTTGCTTGCCGATCAAGAAGCTTTGACAAAGCAAATGGGCAGGGTCTCGTTAAGAGGTGAGGAGGAAGCGATCTacaccaaaagtaaaggcagctttaagcagcgtgctggtggtggatctaaaagaaatggtgacaaggaaaacggtcatcaaggaggagggagttctcgaCCAAGGGGAGCTCCAAAGCATCACGTCAACTgtggtcagtcccagaataataaaaggttTGAGGGCAAATGCTACAATTGTGGATAGAagggccacatggcgaaggaTTGTTGGTTCAAAAGGCCTGCAGAAAGTAACATCGCCAACTCAGAGAAAAAaagtgaagatgattgggacgtaGTTGTGTCTCTAGCCCTAGAGGAAAAATGGGACGCTGAAGCATCTGTTGCTATAGAGAAGAAAGAGCTAGCTCTCATAGCAACAAGTCCGGAGGTTATTGACTACCAGAACGATTGGATCGTGGATTCAGGCTGCTCAAACCATATGACAGGTGATGAGAAAAAGTTACAAAGTCTGACTGAGTACAAAGGAGGCCGCTTAGTGGTAACAGCTAACGACTCGAGGCTACTAAttgctcacatcggtaagacagtAATTGAGCCCCGATACAGCACTAACCATGTGCCGTTTCAAGATGTCTACCATGTTCCAAGTACGAAGAAAAATCTGCTTTCAGTGCCGTAATTAACGTCGTTGGGAAATTATGTCTTGtttggtccacgagatgtgaaggtgtatagACACCTCAAGATCTTAGGGACGCCAACAATGGAGGGACGACGACTGCAATCAGTCTATGTAATGTCAGCAGAAACTGCATACATAGACAAGACAAGGAAGAACGAGACAACAAATTTATGGCACATGAGATggggtcacgttagctatcacaagctaaatgtgatgatgaagaagtcaatACTTAAGGGGCTACCTCAGCTTGACGTGAGAACAGAcacggtttgtgcaggatgccagtatggtaaaacacatcaactaccatacgaagagtcgaagtttaaagAGAAAGAGCCATTGGAGTTGgttcattccgatgtgttcGGGCTCGTCAAGCAACCATCGATAAGTGGGATACGGtacatggtgacgttcattgatgacttctcgaGGTATATGTGggttttctttatgaaagaaaaatctgaaacattCTCAAAATTTAAAGAGTTTAAGGAGACAGTTGAAGGAGAAGtaggaaagaagatccgttgcatACGCACGGATAATGGAGGGGAATATACCTCGAATGAGTTTTCCCAATATCTACGAGAATGTAGAATACGTCACCAGTTCACCTGTGCCAATACACCACAACAGAATGGTGTAGCGGAAAGAAAGAATCGACATCTTGCAGAAATATGTCGAATTATGCTCCATGCTAAGAATGTACcaggaaggttttgggctgaaacAATGAGAACTGCAGCTTATGTGATCAACAGGCTTCCTCAACCCAGGTTAGAATTTGTCTCACCATTTGAGAAACTGTGGGatatgaaacctacagttagttaCTTTAGAGTCTTTGGCTGTGTGTGCTATGTATTTGTTCCAAGTCATTTACGTAGCAAGTTTGACAAAAAGGCATTccgatgtatctttgtgggatacgacaacCAAAGAAAAGGTTGGAAATGTTGTGATCCTACGAATGGAAGGTGTTAcacatgtgacatcccacatcgcctaggggagtgatccttatatgtatattctcatccctacctagtacgaggccttttgggagctcactggcttcaggttccattggaactccgaagttaagcgagtagcgcgcgagggcactcccaggatgggtgacccattgggaagttctcgtgtgagttcccagaaacaaaaccgtgagggcgtggtcagggcccaaagcggacaatatcgtgttatggtggtggagcgggcccgggaagtggtatcgtccgggccgggatgtgacaatttggtatcagaacccAACCCTGATctcgtgtgtgccgacgaggacatcgggcccctaagggggggtggattgtgacatcccacatcgcctaggggagtgatccttatatgtatattctcatccctacctagcacgaggcattttgggacctcactggcttcgggttccattggaactccgaagttaagcgagtagcgcgtgagggcactcccaggatgggtgacccattgggaagttctcgtgtgagttcccagaaacaaaaccgtgagggcgtggtcggggcccaaagcggacaatatcgtgctatggtggtggagcgggcccgggaagtggtgccgcccgggccgggatgtgacaacacatcacgagatgtggtgtttgatgaagcatcttcttggtggtcctcagaaaATGAGGCGTTGCCTGATTCAAGAAAGATAGAAGATAAGTTGCAGCAAAAGATGGGGGAGCAAATTGTTTGAATCCAGTCGAAACCAGATGAGTATGAGGATTCGCTTGACGGTGATGATGTTGAGCAAGCAGTGCCCCAAAACCCTTGGCAAGCTGACATATATCAACAACCAGAAGAAGATAGACCTAGTGAAGTGGAAGTATTAACTCCACAATCACAACTAAGGAGGTCAACAAGAATCAGGAAGCAAAATCCTAAATACGCCAACGCAGCCATAGAAAAAGAAACAGATGAACCTGAGTGCTTCAAAGTTGGGAGAAGAGGTCATTGCAGCAGAGCTAAATCAAGCTTGGAATCTAGTGCCAAAGCGAAGAGACGTGAAACCCATATCATGCAAATGGGTTTGTAAGAAAAAGCTTCGTAGTTAACTCGACATGGAGGAAAGAATGAGCTGGTGTTGAAGGGGAGTGTTGAAGATCAACACCAGCCcaattggtgtttggattctagaAAAGTCTAGCAAATACAAGTAGCAAGCTTGGAAGGTAGAAGCTTCTAGAAGACTTTGTCCAGCTGCAAATGAACTAGACCATTCTAGTTCAAATTTGCATGTTAAAGTCGGTGGGCATGCATAATAAGCTAGATAATTCCAGCAAGTTGTAATATTATATGGCTATTAGCCATATGTCGGTGGCATGCATAATTAGTAGCTAGAATGATCTAGCAATGTCCAAAGTCGGCAAACATGTCCTATAAATATGGGTGTGGTGTTATGTAACCAACCAAGAAATCAAGAAGTAGAATCAAACCAATCAAGTAAGCTTGTAATCAAGCAAgcaagtgagagtgagaagaaagaatagtcttgtaagagtgtgagtgctctagagtttgtctctagaaagtgagtgagtgtcATAGCTTCTCAAGAGTGTCTTTGATagtttgtgttgtaatattttgtttgtgtaatacaagtaatttgtttacttgtattgtctcttcaacacttgtgttagagttgtgtactctaagtTTTTCCCCAACATAACATCTTCTCCTCGAGGGCCTTCCTCTGCAACAACATACCATTTGAGTTCAGCAATCCACAAAGGTCAATGGCCATTGCCCAAGATCCGTTGGAAAGGAACTATATATCCCAACGTTGGCCTTTATATATGCACATATATACTTACCACGGCATCAGTTTCTGTAATGTATGAAGCAAAGTTTGTAGGAACAAAACCCAGAGCAACACAATATACACGAGTATCTGGTGCCATGTCACCGGCAAGGGCCTAAAGTAAGACCAGCAAAGAATAAGCTGAAGAAAATGTGTGGCTTCCGGAGATGAAGAAACAAACGGTATAAAACAGGAACCACCTACATACCTTGGTTAGCCCAAGAAGGGCTGTTTTAGTGACCTCATACATAGCCATGGTAGCTCCTGGTGGATCGTAGCCAGCAATTAAGGAAATGATAACAATAGAAGAACCCTTCGTCAAGTGCGGAGATGCATCCTGCACATATAATCCAGTATTATAACCTAGCAAACTACGCCAAAAATTTATGCATATCGAATATGTGAGGAGAGGACAAAATAACTCCTATAAAAGTCCATATCGGCAACTGTTAATTGCAGCTTGAGCAGAAAATTTTCATGGGAAAAGAGCTCTTGGCTGTTCGATCACGTCTTCCTGTGGCCTTTTACCTTGAGAAGAAGTATAGTAGCTTTGACGTTGATTTCCCATAGCTTGTCAAGCACAGATTCTTGGGTTTGCAATATGGGGTACACTGATGGATTGGCAGCAGCGTTTGATACAACCACATCTATTTTTCCATATTTCTGCAAACAAATCAGTAAAATTCAAACGTTCAACGGAATGACATTGAAGAATCATTGAAATGGAGAAGTAATTGTTTATAAGGAAAAGAGAGAGACCATCCCCTTTGGAAGGTGACTCAAATCAGAGGTTGTAATCAAGTATTTTTCGTAGTCTTCTGTTTATATTCCACGTCTTGCTTCAACAGTGAATGTAAAATCATGGACTCGACAAATGTTCTTACCTGCACAGTCTTGTTGATGAGATTCTTCCTTTGTTGCTCATTTGAAACGTGGTAAACGACTCCCAGCGCCCCAATTCCTTGAGCCTGAAGTTTCTCAACTGCTTCATCAACGTTTTTCTGGAACAATTTGATCAAGCAAGAAAAAATACGCATCAGCACAACCAttaaaaaacaacataaaactcAAACATGTACCATTTAGCTTGATTGAAGTTCATGATATGCAATATTTAACTTTCATCTCTTCATCTTTCCCTGGGATTAAACAAGAACGGACTGCTGTTAGAAAGGCTAAAAGCACATTTtgttaaaatgattgaaaacgcttttagtgaaaatattttaagaACCAATCTtaagtaaaaatgcaagtaaattttagaaaaacacttaaaaatgaTTCTTGAAAGCAGcacaaattggtgcttcttgcagaaagcacttcaagtacttttagacccaaaaatattttttctaaaaccccttttagttattttaaaagaacataCAAACGAGTCCTAAGACTTTTGATCATAGAAGCACTTTTGGAGAGTAGTCAGGAAGCACTTCCCGGTGCTTTGTGGAAAGCACTTggatatttaattaaaataataaactattTCTAACATAAGTACTTATAAGTGTAAAGATGTATTAGATGTTTCAAATGTTGACAAGTGAACGTAGATTAGGTTGCTAAGTAgttaagttttttattattcattCAATACATACAAGATAtaattcctttctctctctctctctctctctctctctctctctataaagaACACATATGATGAACAAGAATTTCTTTGTAttctaacatggtatcagagccagagaTGAAAATTTCTCGATCCTGAGCTATTTTTTTGCTTCCGCATTCCTGATCAATCTGTTATGGTGTGAATTTCTGCTCTATTTTCTCTCTCCATAGCTCTGTGCATTTGTGTATCTACGAAGTTGTTTTGTGAAGTATATGCATGATTGTGCGCACCAAGAGTTCGATTAATTGCTTCTTACAAGATCTGTTTACATTGATATCAGTTTCCAAGATCTCTACAAGTTAAATTCTTTGTGATTTTGCAtgattcctttttctgaaaccctaattttgtgatatttttcACGAATTCTCAAATTCTTGCATAGTTATCTTTGCAAATATGGTGACTGCTGCACAATTACATATTGTACAGTCTCCGATCATGAATCTCATTACGAATGTCTCTAATTCTGTTATCGTGAAGCTTGATGATACAAATTATCTTGTATGGAACTATCAAATTCGATTACTTCTTGAAAGTCATGGTATCTTTGACTTTGTTGCTGGCACTCATCCATGTTTTACTCGGTTTAAAGATGATTCAGATGTTGGAGGTGTTGAAACTGAGGAGTTTCagagttggaaaatgcatgatcatgctCTTATGCAGTTGATCATTGCTACACTATCTTCCACAACCATGTCTTGTATCATTGGTTATCTCACTTCTCATGATATATGGACTAATTTGAAGGATAGGTTCTCCACAGTCACGAAAGCTAGTATTTTTCAGTTGAAAACTGAGTTGCAGAATATAAAAAAAGGTTCTGATTCAGTTTCTCAATATCTTCAAAGGATCAAGGATGTAAGGGATCATCTCTCTGCTGCAGGAATGATCTTTGAAGATGTTGACATTGTAATTTTGGCACTTAAAGGCTTGCCTGCTAAGTATAATACTTTGCGAATAGTTATAAGGGGGAGAGACAATGTCATTTCCTTCAAGGATTTCAGGTCCCAGCTATTAACAAAAGAAGCtgttgttgaaaatatttttgtgagTGAAACCTTTGTGTCTGCAATGAtggaaaatgagcaaaaagacAAAGGAAAGACTCTGATGTTGGGAGAAAGGTTTAATCAATCTCAATCACAGAACTATACTCTTAATGGATTAACCAGCACTGATACTTATAATGGTGGCTCTTCTAATCATAATGGAGGGTACAGTTCCAATTatagaggaagaggaagaggcagAAACAATTatagaggaagaggaagaggaagaggcatGAATTCTTGGTCTAGGAAAACCACATGTTTCTACATGTATTGATCATGGTTATGATATTCCAACTTGCCAAATTTGCAACAAACGAGGTCACATTGTTGTTGACTATTTCGAGAGACATTCATCCACCACTACTCCATCCTCCAGGCCACAATGTCAAATTTGTTGGAAATTTGGACACACTGCCTTGCAATGTTATCACAGAATTGACTTCTCATACCAAGGAAGGGCTCTCTCTCCCAATCTATCTACTACGCATACAACTTTTCAACCATCAGCACCTCAGGAACAGTTTTGGGTGGCTGATACATGAGCAACATCTCACATGACTTCTGATTTGGCAAACCTTAATCTTGCAACCCCATTCTCTGGCATAGATACAATAACCACAGCTAGTGGTTCAGGTTTGCACATTTCTCATATTGGCTCCAGTACATTAAGGACACCTAAATATGCAtttgaattaaagaaaattctGCATGTCCCTCATATATCTCAAAATTTATTATCCATTTATAGACTTTGTAAGGATAACAAATGTAGATTTATATGTGATGAGTTCTCTTACTAAATCCAGGACAAGGTCACATGGAGAATCCTTATCCAGGGATTGTGTAGAGCTGGCTTATATCTCATTCCCTTCTACATTCCACAACATCTCATCAATCAAGCACAACAACCATCTGTATTCACTTCAACACAATCATGTTTTCTTGGACAGCAAGTCAAAATAACATTGTGGCATCACAGGCTAGGACATCCTTCCAACATTGTGACATTTGCAATGTTAAAACAATCCAATATACCTATGCCTGTTTCTCATGTGTCTTCAGTTTGTAAATCATGTTTAGAGGGCAAATTTACAAAACTTACTTTTGTTTTCCCTgcaaataaaactgtaaaacccTTGGAGGTGATACATAGTATGTTTGGGGACCTTCATCTACTGTTTCAGTTGAAGGTTACAAATACTATGTTACATTTGTGGATGAATGTACTAGGTTTACCTGGATCTTTCCAGTGATAAATAAAAGTGAAGTGTTCAATATCTTTGTTCATTTTTATCAGTTT
This genomic stretch from Pyrus communis chromosome 2, drPyrComm1.1, whole genome shotgun sequence harbors:
- the LOC137726455 gene encoding tropinone reductase-like 3 translates to MEKSKIGRRFQGKVAIVTASTQGIGFGIAECLGLESASVVISSRKQKNVDEAVEKLQAQGIGALGVVYHVSNEQQRKNLINKTVQKYGKIDVVVSNAAANPSVYPILQTQESVLDKLWEINVKATILLLKDASPHLTKGSSIVIISLIAGYDPPGATMAMYEVTKTALLGLTKALAGDMAPDTRVYCVALGFVPTNFASYITETDAVRKALEEKTLLNRLVTTGDMAAAAALLASNDASYITGEAIVVAGGMPSRL